From one Catellatospora sp. IY07-71 genomic stretch:
- a CDS encoding DUF4126 family protein, with the protein MGAIAVLRPLALGVATGMRSQLGLAALAVAVQSRGKGRRAKSGFAKLVQTQLLASPAVRKSLVATAAGEIVADKLPTTPSRLNKGPLLARLALGGLAGGVIGWSDDRGLRRTLAGAVLGAAGAGLGAYGGHHVRALLDAQTGVPDRYWAIAEDVTAIGLAAFAVAVTEDADTAAIEAHDVEPAELTV; encoded by the coding sequence ATGGGCGCGATCGCCGTACTGCGGCCGCTGGCGCTGGGCGTGGCCACCGGCATGCGTTCCCAGCTGGGCCTGGCCGCGCTGGCGGTCGCCGTGCAGAGCCGCGGCAAGGGCCGCCGTGCGAAGTCCGGGTTCGCCAAGCTGGTGCAGACGCAGCTGCTGGCCAGCCCGGCCGTGCGCAAGAGCCTGGTGGCCACGGCCGCGGGCGAGATCGTCGCCGACAAGCTGCCGACCACCCCGAGCAGGCTCAACAAGGGGCCGCTGCTGGCCCGGCTGGCGCTGGGCGGCCTGGCCGGCGGCGTCATCGGCTGGTCCGACGATCGCGGGCTGCGGCGCACCCTCGCCGGCGCGGTGCTGGGCGCGGCGGGCGCGGGCCTGGGCGCCTACGGCGGACACCACGTGCGCGCGCTGCTGGACGCCCAGACCGGCGTGCCGGACCGATACTGGGCCATCGCCGAGGACGTGACCGCGATCGGGCTGGCCGCGTTCGCCGTCGCGGTGACCGAGGACGCCGACACCGCCGCGATCGAGGCGCACGACGTGGAGCCGGCCGAACTGACGGTCTGA